One window of Misgurnus anguillicaudatus chromosome 13, ASM2758022v2, whole genome shotgun sequence genomic DNA carries:
- the LOC129427995 gene encoding E3 SUMO-protein ligase ZBED1-like → MEVGKGLLNGKFIYKMMADGSVDKTKVICTYCRCELSYHRSLSSLKYHLMAKHTADADSTPPPRQTQTTLTSLQRRPMDNSTRNKVTTAIAKWVATACRPVNVVEDEGLLEIIHIASNDYTYELPSRATITSKIHNIYEEEKTKIEEALRQTNTVALTGDYWTSLSNHSYLGVTAHYFDTHWNLQSHALTVMKTEERHYADVCAEHFMQVARQWNIELKISTLTTDSARNMIAAARQLPFDHMPCTAHSLHRAITVSLQNSPFDSGLAKCRKVVGHFKHSPANAAELEQQQVAHHQKKQSLTQEVSTRWNSTLEMISRVHRNQKPLRDALALHANNINMPTAAELDKLKRLENVLEHCRYVSELLGGEKFVSCSVVLPALCHLSRVMEVSEDDPRYMIKFKETFTTDMDKRKDETNITWLRVATALDPRFKDLKSLSRADRAEVWSSICALLRERGDGLAQRDKPVLAEPLKKRSCLMSAPDSSSDDEDDCIEKCVERYKAEPPIGIEDCPLQWWSKHEGAHSEMAYLARRYLAAPATSIPCERLFSLSGHVVQKKRAALSSENVNRLVCLSNWLSAKKEK, encoded by the exons ATGGAGGTAGGAAAGGGTCTTCTGAACGGAAaattcatttataaaatgatggctgatggttctgtcgACAAGACAAAAGTTATCTGCACTTATTGTCGATGTGAATTAAGTTATCACCGCAGCTTGTCGAGTTTAAAATATCACTTGATGGCGAAGCATACAGCCGATGCAGACAGCACCCCTCCCCCTCGCCAAACGCAGACCACACTGACTAGTTTGCAGCGGAGACCGATGGACAACTCAACAAGGAACAAAGTCACTACAGCAATAGCTAAATGGGTGGCTACAGCTTGTAGGCCAGTTAATGTAGTGGAGGACGAGGGTCTACTTGAAATTATCCACATCGCATCTAACGATTATACATATGAACTACCTTCGAGAGCCACCATTACAAGTAAGATTCACAATATCTACGAAGAGGAGAAGACTAAAATTGAAGAGGCACTGAGACAGACAAACACGGTGGCGCTTACCGGAGATTACTGGACTTCCCTTAGTAACCATAGTTACCTGGGAGTCACGGCACATTATTTTGACACACACTGGAATCTTCAGTCACATGCTTTAACCGTTATGAAGACAGAAGAACGACACTATGCTGACGTTTGCGCTGAGCACTTTATGCAGGTAGCCAGACAGTGGAACATTGAACTAAAAATTAGCACACTGACCACAGATAGTGCACGCAATATGATTGCAGCTGCCAGGCAACTCCCGTTCGATCATATGCCTTGCACTGCACACAGCCTCCACCGAGCTATCACAGTATCGCTCCAGAACAGCCCATTTGACAGCGGTTTGGCAAAATGCAGGAAGGTAGTGGGGCATTTTAAGCATAGCCCAGCAAACGCAGCCGAGCTCGAACAGCAGCAGGTTGCACATCATCAAAAGAAACAGTCACTCACACAAGAGGTGTCAACTAGATGGAACAGCACGCTGGAAATGATTTCGCGTGTTCACAGAAATCAAAAGCCATTGAGAGATGCACTGGCGCTACATGCAAATAACATCAACATGCCAACAGCAGCTGAACTGGATAAACTGAAGAGGTTGGAGAATGTGCTGGAACACTGCAG GTATGTGAGTGAACTTCTAGGGGGGGAGAAGTTTGTTTCTTGCTCAGTTGTGCTGCCAGCATTGTGTCATCTATCACGTGTGATGGAGGTCTCAGAAGATGATCCAAGATACATGATTAAGTTTAAAGAAACTTTCACAACAGACATGGACAAAAGGAAGGACGAAACCAACATCACATGGCTGAGGGTTGCAACAGCACTGGACCCTAGGTTTAAGGACCTCAAAAGTctgagcagggctgacagagcTGAGGTTTGGAGTTCAATCTGTGCCTTGCTCCGGGAGAGGGGGGACGGGCTTGCACAGCGAGATAAACCAGTGCTAGCTGAGCCACTTAAAAAGAGATCATGTCTCATGTCTGCGCCGGACTCTTCAtctgatgatgaagatgacTGTATTGAAAAATGTGTGGAGCGCTACAAGGCAGAGCCCCCTATTGGCATAGAGGACTGTCCCCTGCAGTGGTGGTCTAAACATGAAGGGGCACACAGTGAGATGGCCTACCTTGCACGCAGATACTTAGCAGCACCTGCCACATCCATACCTTGTGAAAGATTGTTTTCACTGTCAGGGCATGTTGTTCAAAAAAAGCGAGCTGCCCTGTCATCTGAAAATGTTAACAGGCTTGTCTGTTTGAGCAACTGGCTAAGTGCAAAGAAAGAGAAGTAA